GGGAAGAACTTTCTTCTTGGTGATGTCCATTGTCACGGGCAGCGCGTCTTCGATTAAAGTGCGATGATATCCCCCAGGACCGTAACTGTTCTCGCCGCCCACCATCATGAATCCGATGCCCTGATTAAAGATCGAATCATGGACGGCTTTTAACTGAACCACATTAAATGCATCAGCGGGAACATTCACAAAAACGATTGCGTCGTATGGCATGAGCGATAGCGAATCGCTGGGAAACTCATAGGCAGAGATCGTTTCTACATTTCTCTCTCCTTCTCGGATCGCTTTCACCAGAGATTGCCAGTCTCGGTCATCCCCACCCGGATTAGTGACAACCAGAACCTTACCTTCACCTGCTACATAAATGTAGTTTAAAACGGTATTATTTTCGCGGATCTGGTCATCATCCCGCTTTGTTTCAATTGTCGCTGAATATTCATAATAGCCGGCCTCTCTCAAGTAAATCGGCACCACATAACGATTCTTGCCTGCTTTGAACGAGACTTTTTCTTCATAAATCGGCTCACCATTTTCACGCAATACCAGCTTACCTGAACCATCTTGCAGAGATGAAAGCACAATAGCCGCTTCATAGTTTTCCCCCAGCTTGACGAACCGGGGAAGTTCGAGATTTTCCAGCCAGACCTCTTTGTCGTATTCATATTGGATCGGTAGAACATCAACGGCGATATCCCGCGATTTGAGTTCTTCCAGAATTTGGGAAATAGATCCCTCAGTTTCCGTTCCATCACTGATTAAGACAATCCGCCCACGGTTCTCTTCCGGTAACATGGCAGCAGCCAGGGACAGCGTCTGTTGCAGGTTGGTTGCGTCACGATCAATTCGCGAATTTAAGGCTTCAAACGGAAAAGAAACACGAGGTGGAAGTTCGACTGCCGAATTCCTCCCGAAAACGACCAGCCCCGCTTCATCTGTCTGAGGCTTCTCCGTGACTGTCTTTGTGACAAATTCCAGAGCAGAGTCTACGGATGACTCGCCAATCGAATCAGAAAGATCCACGGCATAGACCACTGAGATGACATCGCGAACACGTACGGAGCGTGGTTCTGCGATCAACATCACAAACAGTCCCAGCATCACCAGGCGCGAAATCAGTGCAGCCAAGGCGCGGCCTTTACTCAAACCACCATATCCGGCAACAGAAAGCCACCAGACCCAGACGGAAAAGAGAATCAGACTAAATGCCCAGGGGCGGGCAAATAATAAAATATTGGACAATTCAAGACTGATACAAACGACGGCATACAGAACCAGAAAAAAGATCAAAGGCATCGCACGTCGCCAGGTTACTGCGATGCGCGGTTGGGGAACTAATTGATGATAGAGTTCTTTGATCTTCATGGTATCAATTTTACGATTAAACGATTGCCCGTGTCAGCCACGATCACTTGATCTTTCGAATTTACGGTAAGTCCCCAGGGAGTCAAAAACTCCCCCTGCTCTGTTCCTGTCTTCCCAAATCTACCTAAGACTTCACCCGCTAAATTGGTTTTGGTGACCCGCCCTAATCCATATTCCACGATATAGAGTTCTTCATTATTTCGATCGATGGCAATGTCATAAGGATAATAGAGTGGAATCCCCCCGGTTTTCGTGCCTAAAATTTCTAAAAACGTTCCCTCATCGGAAAATACCTGAATACGATTATTGTCCGCATCAGCAACATAGATTTTTCCATGATGCCAGACCATTCCCGCGGGTCTTTGGAATTCTCCTGGTTTATTCCCCACCTTGCCAAATTGCAGTATAAATTCACCCTGATCGGAAAATTTCTGGATTCGATTATTTTCACCAAATTCGCAAACGTAAATATTTCCTGCAGGATCCTGTACAACGGAAACAGGAAAAATAAATTGTCCCGGTTTCAGTCCATATTCTCCAAGTATTTTTTGCACTTTTCCCTGTTGATCAAAAAAAACGACGCGGTGGTAATGTGTGTCAGCAACGGCGATCTGACCATTTTTCAAAAAACAGACCCCTTCCGGCTTCCCCACATCTGATTCAGGCATCTTCCATTGCCTGATTAATTCATTATTCGAATCATAAACCAGCACACGACCAGCATTGTCGAGTACATACAGTTCGTCGTTCGGTCCGACATTCACGCTACGTGGCGCTGGGATCATGATTCCCTCAGAGGGAACAGGCCACTGCTTTATCTGAGAAAATACTAGTTCCGGCGCATTGTCTGAAAGACATCCGGAACCAAACACCAGGCATAAAAACAGCATCAACAAGCGAATCGAAATACGATCTCCCTTTTTTAATACTGATCTAACCGGGCGGTGATATAATGACTGAGTGACCTGGTGTTCCTGATGCGAAACGATAACTTCCTCAATCGATCCACTAAATGCAACCGATTGCACTTCCCACGAACTCTGTTCGACTTTGTCTAAAGCGAGTTGTTCAGCTCGAATTAGTTTGATGTCACAATTATGTTCTTTCTCTGGGAAAGTATCACTTATCGGAGTTAGATCGTTGACTGGTCCTAAATAGGTGGCAACCTGATACGATGGAGGCGCATAATACAAATCGTTTACTTCGCCAGAATAAATTACCTGACCCTGGTCGAGGCAGATGACATGTTCAGCTTCCCGCAACACCAGATCGGGTTGATGTGTCGAAAACACAAGCGATGTGTTGTTTTTCTGGCAAAAGTCACAAATGGTTTTCCAGTAGAACGGCCAATGCGTCTGATCTACGTGTATTAATGGCTCATCCATTACTAAGATACCCGCTTTACTGGCCAGAGCCCGGGCGACCGCTAATCGTGAGGCTTCTCCCTGTGAAATTTGTCCTGGATATTGGTCTCGAACAGGCGATAAGCCAAATGCTGTGAGTAGTTCTTCCACAGCATCCTGCTCTGATTCAACATCCGGATAAACCAGCTTCAAGTGGCCTTGAACCGTATATTGCGGCCACAATCCAAGATTGTGGGGGACCCAGAACAGTTCCAGACCGGATCCAGGTGGGGAACATGCCTGTGTGCGAGTAATTGTTCCCTTATCGGGAGACTCATAGTTTACCAGCAGGTTCAATAATGAAGTTTTTCCTGCACCGGAATATCCCATAATTGCTGTGACACCTTGTGGGATTACAAGATCAACTTCAGCCAAGCGGACATCGGACGCACTCTTCATACTGACGCTTTTCAGTGACCACAACAAGGCTTCAGATTGTAAGGTTTCAACAGTCATTAAATGATTAAGTCTCAGCCAGACCAGAACGGTTTGAACTTAAGATCCATAGTTTTTTCACAATTGGTAAAAGCAACAGACTGACGCAAACGGGTATGCATAAGCTGAGCAGCGTTATTGCAGACAGGATTGAATTTTGTCCATAATGCATCAGATTATAAAGGCGCACGGCAGATGGTTGTGCCTGATTTGGCGCCAAGATCGAACTGAGAGTAACATTCCAATAGGCCCAGAAAGCCAGAACAACAACGGCCCAATATTGTATTCTCCCATTCACTGACCAGCGCAATTGGTCGCCCTTCAATGCCTGTACTTTTCCTTTTGACTGACTCAACAATTTCGTCAGGTAGAAGGCACTGTTCTTTGATTGTGTCTGCAACACGAGTTTCAGAAAAACAGCTCTAGGAAGTAAAAAAAGGACTAATGCAATGAAAAGCGCTAAAGGAGTATCATACAACCAGTAGCCGTAGGTTGTTAAAAAGACGGAAGCGATCAAAATGGCCAGAGTTAATGCCCCGCAAAGACCAGGCAGACAAAATATAAAACCCGGTACTCTGATCCGTAACGTCTGTTTTCGGGCAAAGAAAAACGCAGCCAACCCCCAAGCGGCAATTCCAGAAGAGATCCCATACAAGAGCCCCCAGGCGGACTCCTGAATGGTTCCCTGCAATTGCAGTTGATTTTGCAACAGACTACTGAGAGCAAGTAGGCTGCCCCAACTAATGAAGGCGAACGGTACCAGTCCGATCATAAAAAATGCTACAAGTAGATATCCCCAAGACAAGATTGTGGAAACGCGTGCAATGTCCCTGGTTTGATCTCGTTGATTAAGAGTCGGTTGCTTTTTGAGTTGCGACAGCACGAAAGCAACTCCGGCAATCAAAAGCAATTCGATTAGAAGCGGTCCGGTAATAAATGACAGCGTTTTGATCACAGGAACTCCGCCTGCCTGGGCATCAAAGATCCAGACTGTCCATGTATCCCGGTAAAGTAACGATGCCATCTCGAATTCCTGAAACGCCAACAGAAATAACAGCGCCCCGATGGGGAATCCTCGAAACAGAGTCTTCCACAGAAAAAAACTCCAGAGTGATCGTATCTTCGTAATCTGCGCCGCAGGCGAGCGGACCGATTTTCTGATAAAATCAGCCTCTGATGAAATCGCAGAGGGAGCAGAGAGAGTAACACAGATCATTCCCACAGGAACCACTTTCAACAATACCAGTCCCGAATAAATTAACTCGATTAAAAAGGGATAGTGCACCAGTTTCAATGAAATCAGCCACCAGGCATATCCCACAATCAGTTCAGGCACCAATAAGGGGGCCAGGATCAATGTGAATAACAAAACTGAACGACGTGAATAGCCTGTTTCAACCAGCCGAGACAAATGTCTGGATAAAATGACTCCGATTATTGAAATGCACAAACTGCGTAACACTGTCACGCCACAAGCTGTGGCCAGGCTCATTTCAGATACTCCGATTTAAGCCAGGCCAGCGTTTCTTCCCG
This window of the Gimesia fumaroli genome carries:
- a CDS encoding ATP-binding cassette domain-containing protein, with the protein product MKSASDVRLAEVDLVIPQGVTAIMGYSGAGKTSLLNLLVNYESPDKGTITRTQACSPPGSGLELFWVPHNLGLWPQYTVQGHLKLVYPDVESEQDAVEELLTAFGLSPVRDQYPGQISQGEASRLAVARALASKAGILVMDEPLIHVDQTHWPFYWKTICDFCQKNNTSLVFSTHQPDLVLREAEHVICLDQGQVIYSGEVNDLYYAPPSYQVATYLGPVNDLTPISDTFPEKEHNCDIKLIRAEQLALDKVEQSSWEVQSVAFSGSIEEVIVSHQEHQVTQSLYHRPVRSVLKKGDRISIRLLMLFLCLVFGSGCLSDNAPELVFSQIKQWPVPSEGIMIPAPRSVNVGPNDELYVLDNAGRVLVYDSNNELIRQWKMPESDVGKPEGVCFLKNGQIAVADTHYHRVVFFDQQGKVQKILGEYGLKPGQFIFPVSVVQDPAGNIYVCEFGENNRIQKFSDQGEFILQFGKVGNKPGEFQRPAGMVWHHGKIYVADADNNRIQVFSDEGTFLEILGTKTGGIPLYYPYDIAIDRNNEELYIVEYGLGRVTKTNLAGEVLGRFGKTGTEQGEFLTPWGLTVNSKDQVIVADTGNRLIVKLIP